One genomic region from Bacteroidia bacterium encodes:
- a CDS encoding HNH endonuclease translates to MLNCEVCGFSFFEKYGLLGQGFIEAHHLKPLNETKETKTTKNDIALVCSNCHKMIHKGISKLENNTILTIAELKEIINQ, encoded by the coding sequence ATGCTTAACTGTGAAGTTTGTGGTTTTTCATTTTTTGAAAAATATGGTTTATTAGGACAAGGTTTTATTGAAGCACATCATTTGAAACCATTAAACGAAACGAAAGAAACTAAAACAACGAAAAACGATATTGCACTTGTTTGTAGCAATTGTCATAAAATGATACACAAAGGAATTTCAAAACTTGAAAATAACACTATATTGACAATAGCGGAACTAAAAGAGATTATTAACCAATAG